The DNA region CGAGGAAGACGTTCTCAAGTCCGATAAACCTGTTCTCTTGGACTTCTGGGCTGAGTGGTGTGGTCCTTGCAAGATGATCGGCCCTATCCTTGAAGAGCTGGCTGGTGAGTACGGCGACAAGATTCAAATCGCTAAGATGAATGTGGATGAGAACCAAGGCGTTCCTGCCCAGTTCAATATTCGTGGCATTCCTACATTGATCCTCTTTAAGAACGGCACTGTTGCTGCTCAAAAAGTAGGCGCTTTGGCCAAATCTCAGTTGACTGCATTTATTGATAGTCATCTGTAAATAGTCCCAGATCACAGGTTCACTGGGTGAGCCTGTGGTTTTTAGCTGTTTTTAGTGTAGTATCTGTTTCATTAGTAGTTCAACGCACATCAAGTGCCCCTCTTTTTCTAGCAAACTCCCCAAACATTCTGCTTTTCAATTCTGTCTGATGTCCATCTAGACAGCGATATCCCAAAACACACTTACACCCCTTTCTACACCCGAGAACCACATGCAATTATCTGAACTCAAAGTACTCCACGTATCCGCCCTGCTTGAAATGGCAGCCAGCCTGGAGATTGAAAATACCCAGCGGATGCGCAAACAAGAGTTGATGTTTGCCATCCTCAAGAAGCGCGCCAAGGAAGGTGAATCTGTTTTCGGTGACGGTACTTTGGAAGTGTTGCCTGACGGCTTTGGTTTCTTACGATCCCCAGATGCCTCTTATATGGCTTCTCCGGATGACATCTATATCTCCCCTGCGCAGATCCGCCGCTTTAACCTGCACACTGGTGACAGCGTTGAAGGTGAGGTTCGCACACCTAAAGATGGTGAGCGTTACTTTGCATTAGTGAAGGTAGACAAGATCAACGGTTTGGCTCCTGAGGCCTTGAAGAACCGCATCATGTTCGAGAACTTAACGCCTTTACACCCAAATCGCGTGATTCAACTAGAGCGTGACATCAAAGCTGAAGAGAATTTAACTGGTCGCATCATCGATATGATCTCCCCAATTGGCTATGGCCAGCGCGGCCTGATCGTGTCTTCACCTAAATCCGGTAAGACCGTGATGATGCAGCACATCGCCCATGCGATTTCTGCGAACAATCCTGATGCAATCTTGATCGTATTATTGGTTGATGAGCGCCCTGAAGAAGTTACTGAAATGCAGCGCTCTGTACGCGGCGAAGTGGTTGCCTCAACATTTGATGAACCAGCTGTGCGTCACGTTCAAGTTGCCGAGATGGTGATTGAAAAGGCTAAGCGTTTAGTTGAGATGAAAAAAGACGTCATCATCTTGCTGGACTCGATAACCCGTCTGGCTCGTGCTTACAACACCGTCATCCCTTCATCCGGCAAAGTACTCTCTGGTGGTGTGGATGCCAATGCATTGCAACGTCCAAAGCGCTTCTTCGGTGCGGCGCGTAACGTGGAAGAAGGTGGTTCACTCACCATCATCGCAACTGCCTTGATTGAAACCGGCAGCCGTATGGATGACCTCATCTACGAGGAGTTCAAAGGCACCGGCAATATGGAAGTACACCTTGAGCGTCGTTTAGCTGAGCGTCGTGTTTACCCATCGATTAACCTCAATAAGTCCGGCACCCGCCGTGAAGAGTTGCTGGTGAAAGCTGAAAACCTACAGAAAATCTGGGTATTGCGTAAATTATTGGCCGATATGGACGATATTGAGGCGATGAACTTTATTGTTGATAAGCTCAAATCAACCAAAAATAATGGTGAATTCTTCGATTTAATGCGTAAGGGTGGCTAATTTAGGCTCTCAGAGTCGGTAAAAGTGCGCTTTGTTGTTGATTTCATGGCATAATTTTGCCTTTACCGCTTT from Polynucleobacter sp. AP-Elch-400A-B2 includes:
- the rho gene encoding transcription termination factor Rho translates to MQLSELKVLHVSALLEMAASLEIENTQRMRKQELMFAILKKRAKEGESVFGDGTLEVLPDGFGFLRSPDASYMASPDDIYISPAQIRRFNLHTGDSVEGEVRTPKDGERYFALVKVDKINGLAPEALKNRIMFENLTPLHPNRVIQLERDIKAEENLTGRIIDMISPIGYGQRGLIVSSPKSGKTVMMQHIAHAISANNPDAILIVLLVDERPEEVTEMQRSVRGEVVASTFDEPAVRHVQVAEMVIEKAKRLVEMKKDVIILLDSITRLARAYNTVIPSSGKVLSGGVDANALQRPKRFFGAARNVEEGGSLTIIATALIETGSRMDDLIYEEFKGTGNMEVHLERRLAERRVYPSINLNKSGTRREELLVKAENLQKIWVLRKLLADMDDIEAMNFIVDKLKSTKNNGEFFDLMRKGG
- the trxA gene encoding thioredoxin TrxA: MSAGIKYVTDASFEEDVLKSDKPVLLDFWAEWCGPCKMIGPILEELAGEYGDKIQIAKMNVDENQGVPAQFNIRGIPTLILFKNGTVAAQKVGALAKSQLTAFIDSHL